One segment of Streptomyces bathyalis DNA contains the following:
- a CDS encoding ABC transporter ATP-binding protein gives MDGIEPAVTSAVTLTGVHKRFGRGKNATHALRGVNAAIAKGSFTAVMGPSGSGKSSLLQCAAGLDRPSSGSVKLGDLELSRMMERRLTTIRRERIGFVFQAYNILTALTVEQNVLMPLRLAGAELDRERVVEVLTLVGMERHVKARAGRLSGGEQQRVAIARSLINNPEVVFADEPTGALDPSAAADVLALLRSLVDERSVTVVMVTHEPGAAAWADRVVILASGEIAHDTTDTDPQRIRERIFEASRRTVPVPVPPSKTHQGSRA, from the coding sequence ATGGACGGAATCGAGCCGGCAGTCACGTCGGCAGTCACCTTGACCGGAGTGCACAAGAGGTTCGGACGCGGCAAGAACGCCACGCATGCCCTTCGAGGCGTGAACGCGGCGATCGCGAAAGGATCCTTCACCGCGGTGATGGGGCCCTCCGGATCGGGCAAGAGCTCGCTCCTGCAGTGCGCCGCCGGGCTCGACCGGCCGTCCTCGGGCTCGGTGAAGCTGGGCGACCTCGAGCTGAGCCGCATGATGGAGCGGCGGCTCACGACGATACGGCGGGAACGCATCGGCTTCGTGTTCCAGGCGTACAACATCCTGACCGCTCTGACCGTCGAGCAGAACGTCCTGATGCCGCTGCGGCTCGCCGGGGCTGAGCTCGACCGGGAACGGGTTGTGGAGGTGCTGACCCTCGTCGGTATGGAGCGGCACGTCAAAGCCCGGGCCGGCCGGCTGTCCGGAGGCGAGCAGCAGCGGGTGGCGATCGCCCGGTCACTGATCAACAACCCGGAGGTGGTGTTCGCCGACGAACCGACCGGAGCGCTGGACCCCTCTGCCGCAGCCGACGTTCTGGCGTTGCTGCGCTCTCTGGTCGATGAGCGTTCCGTGACCGTCGTCATGGTCACGCACGAGCCCGGTGCCGCGGCGTGGGCGGACCGGGTCGTCATCCTCGCGAGCGGCGAGATCGCCCACGACACCACCGACACCGACCCGCAGCGGATCCGCGAGCGGATATTCGAGGCGAGCAGACGCACGGTGCCCGTGCCGGTTCCGCCGTCGAAGACGCACCAGGGGAGCCGGGCATGA
- a CDS encoding response regulator: MRIVIAEDAVILRDGLAQLLDAYGHDVVATVGDGDALREAVDEHQPDIAVADIRMPPTFTDEGLKAAIALRRDHPGLGVLVFSQYIETRYAARMLAEGAGGVGYLLKDRVADFGEFIDALARIASGETVLDPEVVTQLLAAERRGSDTLDSLTERERKVLELMAEGRTNSVIAKSLFLGESSIEKHVSSIFTKLGLPPSADDHRRVLAVLRYLGV, encoded by the coding sequence ATGCGCATCGTTATCGCCGAAGACGCCGTCATCCTGCGAGACGGCCTCGCCCAGCTGCTCGACGCGTACGGCCACGACGTCGTCGCGACGGTGGGTGACGGCGACGCGTTGCGCGAGGCCGTGGACGAGCACCAGCCCGATATCGCCGTGGCCGACATCCGCATGCCGCCCACCTTCACCGACGAGGGCCTCAAGGCCGCCATCGCACTGCGCCGGGACCATCCGGGGCTCGGGGTCCTGGTCTTCTCGCAGTACATCGAGACGAGGTACGCCGCACGGATGCTCGCCGAAGGCGCGGGCGGGGTCGGCTACCTGCTCAAGGACCGGGTCGCCGACTTCGGCGAGTTCATCGACGCCCTCGCCCGGATCGCCTCCGGCGAGACCGTCCTCGATCCGGAGGTCGTCACCCAGCTCCTGGCCGCCGAACGCCGGGGGTCGGACACGCTGGACAGCCTCACGGAGCGGGAGCGCAAGGTCCTGGAACTCATGGCCGAGGGCCGCACCAACTCCGTGATCGCCAAGTCCCTTTTCCTTGGCGAGAGTTCGATCGAAAAGCACGTCTCCAGCATCTTCACCAAACTCGGCCTCCCGCCATCCGCGGACGACCACCGCCGCGTCCTCGCCGTCCTGCGCTACCTCGGCGTCTGA
- a CDS encoding sensor histidine kinase produces the protein MHIARWSPLNQRALRELGYVLVALPIAVLGFVYAYIATSVGVLLSLTLIGLPWLVIVLRGARGLGSLHRGLVRLLGVAVTTPERVRRAPGVLGWIRSGLSDAVGWRTLAYLFLKGPLGVAEAVVVLLTWGSGIAHLCYPLWWQALWPSSLSIPTPNGDFHFDTWPRAFLASALGAVLLLAAPWVLRALLLVDTALLRYLLGPTASARRIQHLEETRAHAVEDSAQRLRRIEQDLHDGAQVRLVTLAMHLSAAKDRLAVLPTADPALSGLISGAHQNAKDALVELRSLVRGIHPPILDKGLDAALATLAASGSVPVRLRVTLPERSSPAIESIAYFCTAELLANVAKHSQARQAAVTVTEEDGLLRIVVRDDGAGGGRILEGGGLAGLAERLGTVDGRLVIDSPHGGPTVVTVELPLYV, from the coding sequence GTGCACATCGCCCGCTGGTCACCGCTGAACCAGCGGGCCCTGAGGGAGCTCGGCTATGTGCTGGTGGCGCTTCCGATCGCCGTGCTGGGCTTCGTGTACGCGTACATCGCGACCTCTGTAGGCGTCCTCCTGAGCCTCACCCTCATCGGCCTGCCGTGGCTCGTCATCGTATTGAGAGGGGCCCGGGGGCTGGGAAGCCTTCACCGGGGACTGGTCCGCCTGCTCGGCGTCGCGGTAACGACCCCCGAGCGCGTACGGCGGGCGCCAGGAGTCCTCGGGTGGATCCGGTCAGGGCTGAGTGACGCTGTCGGCTGGCGGACGTTGGCGTACCTGTTCCTGAAGGGCCCCCTCGGCGTGGCCGAGGCCGTGGTTGTGCTGCTGACATGGGGAAGCGGCATCGCGCATCTGTGCTATCCGCTGTGGTGGCAAGCCCTATGGCCGTCGAGCTTGTCCATCCCGACACCGAACGGCGACTTCCACTTCGACACCTGGCCTCGCGCGTTCCTCGCATCCGCCCTGGGGGCGGTGCTCCTGCTGGCAGCGCCGTGGGTGCTCCGTGCCTTGCTCCTCGTGGACACGGCCCTGCTGCGGTATCTCCTCGGCCCGACCGCTTCCGCGCGGCGCATCCAGCATCTGGAGGAGACCCGGGCGCACGCCGTGGAGGATTCGGCCCAACGGCTCCGCAGGATCGAGCAGGACCTGCACGACGGCGCCCAGGTCCGTCTCGTCACGCTGGCCATGCACTTGAGCGCGGCCAAGGACAGACTCGCCGTACTGCCCACGGCCGATCCGGCGCTGAGTGGGCTCATCAGCGGGGCCCATCAGAACGCCAAGGACGCGCTCGTCGAGCTTCGCAGCCTCGTGCGCGGCATCCACCCCCCGATCCTGGACAAGGGCCTCGACGCGGCGCTGGCCACGCTCGCCGCGTCCGGCTCCGTGCCCGTACGCCTGCGGGTGACGCTCCCGGAGCGGTCCTCGCCCGCGATCGAGAGCATTGCCTACTTCTGTACGGCCGAGCTGCTGGCCAACGTGGCGAAACACAGCCAGGCACGGCAGGCCGCCGTGACGGTGACCGAGGAGGACGGGCTTCTCCGGATCGTGGTCCGCGACGACGGCGCCGGGGGCGGCCGCATTTTGGAGGGCGGCGGCCTGGCCGGCCTGGCCGAGCGCCTGGGCACGGTCGACGGGCGACTGGTGATCGACAGCCCTCACGGAGGACCTACGGTGGTGACCGTCGAACTCCCTCTATACGTGTGA